In Macadamia integrifolia cultivar HAES 741 chromosome 12, SCU_Mint_v3, whole genome shotgun sequence, the following are encoded in one genomic region:
- the LOC122058375 gene encoding UDP-glycosyltransferase 73C12-like: protein MAMASRDDHYDHQLHSIHFILIPLMAQGHMIPMTDIARLLAQRGVTITIVTTPLNAFRFKPVIDRAAESGLRIRLLQLRFPSKEAGLPEGCENIDHLPSRELFKNFFNACSMLQPALEQSLQEMDPHPSCIISDMGHPWTSHSALKFGIPRFFFNGMSSFSLLCNQNLLLHKPHQSVKSDSEPFLIPGMPHRIELTKAQLIPNVFDDQPLLQELREQIREGERTSDGVVINSFYELESSYVDGYQKLMGKKAWCVGPVSLYNKEASDKADRGNKAAIDEEKCLKWLDSREVASVVYLCFGSLCPLAPSQLIEIGLALDRSNQPFIWVIKQVSQELERLLLEEGFEERTKGRGLLIRGWAPQVLILSHRAVGGFITHCGWNSTLEGVTAGVPMITWPMFADQFYNEKLIVQILGIGIRVGVDVPCNMGEGEKLGVYVKRQEVENAIRMLMDGGEEGELVRKKAREIGEIANRAVEEGGSSHLNIRLFIQDIMHQVTQKHSKERS, encoded by the coding sequence ATGGCGATGGCTTCCAGAGATGATCATTATGATCACCAGCTTCACAGCATTCACTTCATTCTGATTCCTCTAATGGCCCAAGGCCACATGATCCCAATGACTGACATAGCAAGATTGCTTGCCCAGCGAGGAGTCACCATCACCATCGTCACCACCCCACTTAATGCTTTCCGATTCAAGCCCGTCATCGATCGTGCCGCCGAATCCGGCCTCCGTATCCGACTTCTTCAACTTCGCTTCCCATCTAAAGAAGCCGGACTCCCTGAGGGGTGTGAAAACATCGACCATCTCCCCTCACGAGAACTCTTCAAAAACTTCTTTAACGCTTGCTCCATGCTCCAACCAGCCTTAGAACAGTCTCTTCAAGAAATGGATCCACACCCAAGTTGTATAATCTCAGACATGGGTCATCCATGGACATCTCATTCGGCTCTTAAGTTTGGGATTCCAAGGTTTTTCTTCAATGGTATGTCTAGCTTCAGTCTCTTATGCAACCAAAACTTACTCCTTCACAAGCCACATCAGAGTGTCAAATCCGATTCAGAGCCCTTCCTGATTCCAGGCATGCCTCATCGAATCGAGTTAACAAAAGCTCAGTTAATTCCAAATGTTTTCGACGATCAACCCCTACTCCAAGAGCTCCGAGAACAAATCAGAGAGGGTGAAAGAACATCAGATGGTGTGGTGATCAATAGTTTTTACGAATTAGAATCTAGTTATGTAGATGGGTACCAGAAGCTTATGGGGAAGAAAGCCTGGTGTGTTGGCCCTGTTTCACTATACAATAAAGAAGCCTCAGATAAGGCTGATAGAGGTAATAAAGCAGCCATTGATGAGGAGAAATGCTTGAAGTGGTTGGATTCGAGAGAGGTAGCTTCTGTCGTTTATTTATGTTTTGGGAGCCTATGTCCCTTGGCTCCTTCACAATTAATAGAAATTGGGTTGGCTTTGGATAGATCGAATCAACCATTTATATGGGTAATCAAACAAGTATCACAAGAGTTGGAGAGATTGTTATTGgaagaaggatttgaagagaggaCGAAAGGAAGAGGTCTACTGATTAGGGGCTGGGCGCCACAAGTCTTGATCTTGTCTCACAGGGCGGTGGGAGGGTTCATAACACATTGTGGATGGAACTCGACCCTGGAAGGGGTGACCGCAGGTGTGCCTATGATAACTTGGCCCATGTTTGCAGATCAATTCTATAACGAGAAGCTGATTGTGCAGATTTTGGGGATTGGAATAAGGGTTGGTGTGGACGTTCCTTGTAATATGGGGGAAGGTGAAAAGCTTGGGGTGTATGTGAAGAGACAAGAGGTTGAGAATGCCATTAGGATGTTAATGGATGGTGGAGAGGAAGGAGAATTGGTAAGAAAGAAAGCGAGAGAGATTGGGGAGATAGCAAACAGAGCAGTTGAAGAAGGGGGATCTTCGCATCTCAACATTAGACTCTTTATTCAAGATATCATGCATCAGGTTACTCAGAAACATTCCAAGGAGAGGAGTTGA